The region GTGATCGGCGGGACGAAGAAACTTTCCATGCCTGTCGGCGAACTCCTGCAGCAGGCCGCCAATCACGGTGTTCATCATCGGGGGCAGGTGTCGCTACTGCTCCGCTTACTCGGCTACAGCCCGGAAAACTTCGACATCCTTTTATACTTCGCCGAGAGGCACCGTTTGCGGGCGTCGTAAGCTGGACCGGCTCTGCCGCCGCCGCCGAACGAATCGCTGCGACTGACCGATGGGGGCACGACAGACTTCGGAGATTGCATGCCTATTCGTAGCCCCGCCGGCAGATGAGTTCGGTCGGATTATGAACCCGTGGAGTGGTGAAGCCCTTATCTCGTTCGGGAGGAGAACGGCATGGCCGCGCCGGACGATCAGATGCTGCACAATCTGGCGAAGCGGGCAAAAGCGGCCAGCGAGACGGCGTACTGTCCGTACAGCAAGTTTCGCGTGGGGGCCGCCGTATTAACGGACGACGGCCAGATCTTTGAAGGGTGTAATGTCGAGAATGCGTCCTACGGCCTGACGATCTGCGCGGAGCGCAACGCGGTTTTTCAAATGGTCGCGCGGGCGAAGCAAAAGATCACCGCGGTCGTCATCTACACCCCGACTGTAAAACCCTCAGCCCCGTGCGGTGCGTGCCGCCAGGTGATCAACGAATTCGGCCCGGACGCACTCATTATGAGCGTTTGCGACGGCGAGGGGGTACTCAAGAAGAAGCTGTCCGAATTGCTGCCGGACGCCTTCGGGCCGGCAAATCTCAACTAACGGGGATACGACCCGCCAGGTCTGAGGCAGTGTTGTTGGGCAGCCGCACGGCGCGCTTACGCATGTTCGACAATCGCATACAATGTCTTCCTCGGGGCACGATCCCCACGTCCATCGCAAGCAAAATCCAGTAGTTCAAAATCCCCGTGAGTGAAACCCTTTATTCTTTAAACAGTTATGTTCGCGTATCAGAAAGCGTTTCGTTGTCGTTATTTCCTTGAGCAAGTACGGCCAACATCCACCTGAACTGGAATCGTTTCGATGCCGCTTGCACTCGCGGGTGCCTGTCCTCCCCGAACCAGAGCGCCTGAAACCACACCCAAAGGTTTCGCAGCAACAGGGCCAGACCCACGAAGAACGATCGCAGGATCGGGTTCCGGGTACTGGTCCGGATTCGCGCCTGACCGAGTTGCCGATAGCTGCTTTCGATCCCGAACCGTGTGCGATACGCGTCACGCACGTCCCTCGGTGCACCCGACACACGCCAGCTGGCGAATACCAACGTCTTGGCCCGCCGCTTGTTCGTCCGGTGGTGGCGGTAGCTCTTGTAACTCACACAGACCCTCACGGTCACCTCCTCACCCTTGTGACGGTGCGTGTGACGATACCAGCCGGCGGGCTTGCGCCGGAACATCCGCCATCCCGTGGACTTCTTCCCGCGACGCGGCTTCCGCCCGCGCATCACCACGGGCATCAGGAAGGGACAGTTGCGCTCCTGGAGAAACTGCATCACGGCGACGCTGAAAAACCCCCGATCCAGAAGCAGTTTGCGAATCCTCACGCCGCTGTTCCCGACCTCGGTCAGGAGTCGTTGCAGAACCTCGACCGTCGAGTCTTCCGCCCGGACCCACGTGTACGCCAGGGTATACCTGTGCCCATGATGAATCAGACAGGCGGTGGCGTAGGTAAAAAACGTGGTCGTCCCCGAGCGTGGCTTGTTGCCCCGGACGTGATTCTTGGGACCGTGTCCGTGATACGGAATTTCGTGGTAATCGATCGCCAGATCCCGAGACCGGCGGCGCGTGTTCGGCGGCAGCGGTTCGCGCAAGGCGTGGTTCAGCTTGGCTTCGAGCGGCTTGCGCTGTTTGGGCAGACGCGACTTCAATTCGCTGCGCGCCGTCTGATCGGAGATCGTACCCAGACGAAGGCAGGCCCCGAACAACGAGATGATGTTGGCCGCAGCCGTCAACACGACCTGGAGCAGAACCGGCGCAGAACATTTGCGCGAACTCGATGGTCTGAAGATCGGAGAGATCAGTTCCGCAGCCCGATCTTGAATTTGCCGGGAACACAGTTTAGGCTTCTTGGCAGAACGCATGTTTCGCCACTCCATGGCTAGGTCGTGCTAACCCACTATGGAGCCGAAACATGCGTTTTTTTCAAGACCACCTCCAATTTTGAACTACTGAAATCGTATTATCGAAACGCCCCTCGCGGGTCGGAAGTATTTGCGGCGAAACATTCGCCACCCAAGTTCATTACCCATCTGGTTACT is a window of Fimbriiglobus ruber DNA encoding:
- a CDS encoding cytidine deaminase, which codes for MAAPDDQMLHNLAKRAKAASETAYCPYSKFRVGAAVLTDDGQIFEGCNVENASYGLTICAERNAVFQMVARAKQKITAVVIYTPTVKPSAPCGACRQVINEFGPDALIMSVCDGEGVLKKKLSELLPDAFGPANLN
- a CDS encoding transposase; this encodes MRSAKKPKLCSRQIQDRAAELISPIFRPSSSRKCSAPVLLQVVLTAAANIISLFGACLRLGTISDQTARSELKSRLPKQRKPLEAKLNHALREPLPPNTRRRSRDLAIDYHEIPYHGHGPKNHVRGNKPRSGTTTFFTYATACLIHHGHRYTLAYTWVRAEDSTVEVLQRLLTEVGNSGVRIRKLLLDRGFFSVAVMQFLQERNCPFLMPVVMRGRKPRRGKKSTGWRMFRRKPAGWYRHTHRHKGEEVTVRVCVSYKSYRHHRTNKRRAKTLVFASWRVSGAPRDVRDAYRTRFGIESSYRQLGQARIRTSTRNPILRSFFVGLALLLRNLWVWFQALWFGEDRHPRVQAASKRFQFRWMLAVLAQGNNDNETLSDTRT